TCAGAGACCCCCATCTGACTGGGCCTTCTGTCATTTTGGCTCAAACCGGCGAGTCGCTCGCAGCTTCAGATAAACTACACAGGCTGCGTTTTTTACTATTTcgtatttgcaaaaatatttctgctctcTCCGAAGGGTGGAGGGGGGATTCCCACTTACTTTTTGCGATCTCTGCTGCCGGCCCAGTAGGCTCCGACGGCCACGGTCCCCACCGCCATCAGGAAGATTATCACCATGTTGTAGTCCAACACCGGCTCATTGGGAGCATACATGGCAACAAGCATCCCCTGACCGAAAGTCTGGASGATTTACAAACAATGAGATCAGCTTAGGTTACGAAATCTTTTAAATCTAAGGGTTTCCCCACTGTAAAGCACTTTCCAACCATTTTCRAGGTTAAATCTTCAAACTTTTGCAACCCCACACTTTAGAGATACAGCTTTGGTTTTAATTCACTATTCTGACATCACTTATTCCGTTTTTAATAATGTCTTGTCTTAGTATTCTACATacaaagtgaactaaaatataacaaaatgtctCACACACTGGCTGGTCTGagcacaaaacacaaatttaacaaacaaCAATCTCAAACAcattaatgtataaaatataagaaatgATTTATTGCAATTACACAGATCAAAACCtcattaggaataataaatattcaccacattgaacacattttctttgtgttaaAGTAAATAACCTTCCCGCTCAAMATAATCACTTGACTTTTTGCAAGGCGTCTTTTCACRTGAAagtttattacaactttatttacaaactCTGCAGAAAGATCATCAAGCACTTTCTTTCCAAATGTtgcaaacactttatttgaaattcaAGCACCTGTGAAAACCCTGAAATATCCGTCATCAGGAAAATCCTCACCTTGCTTATGTCCAGCATATCAGCGTAGCTCAGCAGAGCTACAGGAATGTCTATCTCCTCGTACTGGTTCTCGTTTCCTGCTGGTGGAGTctgtgaaacacacacacacacacacacacacacacacacacacgatcaATAAAGTGGACTGGAATCTGCTCAACACACTGTGACTGTAAGTGAACATCTTACCAGCCTGTCTTTGCTGACGATCAGGATGCCCTGGGCGCCATTGATCTGGGCCAGGCGGACCTTCTCGTAGAAGGTGCAGTTGCCCCTCATCACCATGGGGATGCGGTTTGGGAAGCCGTCCTCTGGGACCTCGGAGGGCGAGCAAAGGACYGACGWCGTCAAGTCATAGATCTGAAGATGGGACTGTGACRGAGAAAGATCAGAGCGATTAAAAcgaaactggaggaaaaaaacattatttatttctctgattTCATACGGGTGAAAGCTGCTGTTCGATTTTATTctaaagataaatatttcatgAGCAAATTGTAAATTTGCACATGAAATTGCTTATCAGGTAGTTAAGCAGTTTCTTTTTACctcatttatattattattttacttgatTATTTWTGTAAATAAGTTACATCTGTAKtgtgtttattttgtaaagtaaaCAGTTGAACTTTGTCAAGAGGATCCAgtcagggttttctttttttgtcgtCAAGTGGACAGAACAGGAAACACAGAGAGCGTCAAGCTTATGGCTTCATTGATTTGGAAACTACAGATAGTCTTACAAGCCCAAAATGAAGTTATTTCTTAACAGGATAGAAAAGCACAAATGTCTgtctttattttggatttagAGGTTTTCTGCAAGTTCCTTGCTGGAATCTAGAAATTTCCAATGTCTACACcgtaaatgtaacttttgttaCTACAATGTAACAGGAGTACACAGTAMATACAATGTTTTGCAAAGGTTTTCAYAGGCCTTGAACTTTtctctcaagtcttttgcagcttctAACAAGAATTTTCCAAGATTATTCTGCATTTAGCTCCATTAATTTACTCTGAACAGCTtccatgtggaaaaaaagcaacCCCACAGCACGATACTGCMACAACCATGTTTTACTTTGGAAATGGTGTGTTCAATTTGAGGATTAGTTTCCATTCTTGGTTGCTTATATGAGTAATGTGATATGTGAATGARATATTTTCTAACGCAACTCTGCATTTTTTGTCatggaggacaaaaaaaatgtttgtcctcCATGTTCTCYAACAAGCCATTGAAGGCGTCTCATTAAATAcggaaattacatttttcaaaagttggtttactaattttgacttttggctgcactggattttatttatccaGACGATATTATTTCAGAGTGAAGGCCTGTGAATAAAACTGCTGGCCWCACTATTTAGATTTCTCTTCCTCAACTTCACAATCCTGCACTACTTCGTATTGCTCCCTCACACAGcatgcattgaagtttgtggttgtgacatgtcaaaatgtgaagTACAAATGGTATGCATGAGTAGTTTTGCAAAAGGACGTTGTGTCACCAGGATACTTACTGCTTTATTAAGGTCCTGAGGWAGACGTGCCCACTGGGACTTGAAGAATATGCAGTAGTCCTTCCCATTTCTTTTGCCCTCATCACTGAAATGGGCCATGCCGTACTCTCCCACCACCTGTAGGCAGAAAAACATCGTTTCATTTTGGACACGAGAGATAGGAGGAATAAACTGAAGAATTATGACACAAATATTCAGCAGTAGTAGTGGAAaggtatttccttttaactcacgtaaagcactttgaattgcctcgttgctgaaaatgtgctaaataaaattaccttaacaGGGTTTTATGCTCCTCTTAACccaattttccattttgtagTTTCGTTCTTACTGTATAACTAAGACATTTTCTAACAATATAAGATtcatgttaaatttaatttaacataacTTCAAATAACCTGCGACTGagacacaaaaagagaaatgcaaaaaaaaaaaagagaaaagcgtTTAAATAATTCGGAAAGAGTAATTAAAAGTTTTMCACGGCTGTTTTCTAACCTGGGTCGAGTTAGTTTTATAGTTGTTTTCTAAAGGCAACGCAAGTCATATGAACATATTTTACTCCTTTCGGCTCAGATTTCAGACCCGctgccatttttaaaaccaacGGCACRTTGTAGATTATTAGCAAATAAATCTCTATTCGCTCCCGGattattctgtgtttgtgttggctTCAGAGATGCTTTGAATCAGCAGCGACCCTCCTTTATTATAATGTCCTATCCACCGGTGATGTGTGGGTTTCCAGGGCCCACGGTGATCTCCGCAAGCTAACGTTCACATAGCATTCAGGCTAATGCAGGAAAAAATCGATTACAGTACAGYTCCCAGACTGTGTCAACTAGAAGACTTGCTTGAACAAATATACCGGTTTTAGTGAAACAGATTTAATCTCTCTCACCCTCTGGACGAGGAAAGCGGCCCAAATCAGTGCTCCGGGAACTCTCATATCGCCGAGCATGTTGTTGTTTAACCCATCAACCGACCAACCGCTCAGCTCGATCTCTCAGCTGTTGTTGGGAAAAGCCACKCCCTTTACGGTGTTAGTCATTATTTCATTGGCTGGTTTCATCAGGAGGCAATCAAGAGCTCATTTCTGATTGGATTAGATTaagataaagtaaaatatagtttttacaACGGATACATAATGTGGAACAGTCTGTGGGTTATATTTKTCTCCCTAAACATAAATAGAAGTGAAACATCACACTATTGTGTTGTGTTACCATTTTCAATTTCTGCTCTTTCGTTGCAGTTAGCATCTTCCCTGGTGGTCTAGTGGTTAGGATTCGGCGCTCTCACCGCCGCGGcccgggttcgattcccggtcagGGAACatctttttcaacttttgaggATAGTTTTTAGTTGAAAAAGGGGTTTGCATTTAACAGGRTTAAGTGTCCGCGTTTCAAACTGTTCAATTACCGTTTTATTGGTGCAATTACAAAGCTAAATACAGCATCATAAGACtgaataagtttaaaaaaaagacaggcaGCTGTAATTCTGCCACATTTATTMAACAATGTCATTGGTATTTTACATCCGCAGCTCACAGCAGGACCACTCTATAATCTTTGTTGTTGCGTGCTCGATCTTGTTATTCAGACATGATGCAGTAGACTTTCAGCCTGATGTCATTCCATATGTCCTTCCTTCTGGTGTATATTTTACCTGTGTCATGTCAGCCATTATTAGCGGAATCTGAAGAATTTCARACTTCACAATAAGAGGTTATACTTTCACAAGGAATcgagaatctttttttttttaatctgatttaaaaaaataatctgacttTTTAATAAATCAYATGAATTCATTGTATAAATTCACGCTATTTATATCTGTCATGCAARAAATTTATAGTTACCATCCCAACCAGGCATTGCAGACATTTCAGTATAATTATCAACGCCTATGCTCACCACtgcatttcagttcaatttagttcagactttgacttggccGATCCAAAAcctacatgttttgttttcagccatCTAGAAATGAACTTTGGATTATTATCTTTCTGCATTACCCAAGTTTACTTAAGTTTATAATTGTGAACAGATAGCTGATGAGTTTCAAAAATAGACTTTAACTAGgtcagacaaaaacattaattaaattaaattaaaactgatctCTTTTAGCACACCAGAGATGGACTGGTGTGCTTTGCCTCAGAGGACCRTGTAATAGTTTAATAAATGCCTAAATGGTCATATAATMTTTTGAAATATGGTGAATTCAAATTCTTCTTAATGGTTTTCACATTTGATTACTTAACTGTATTTTAGACATTattgtaaacaaatgttttgaatttagtttatctaataaatgcatttgtcattttaataaacacataTAGAAATATAACTAAAATGCATGTTTGTTAAATTTTGRCACTTACCATAAATCCAAGCGATTTCTTGTTTTATTWgtttttattttaactttttttWAATTACTTTTTCAGTTTATCCTGGTATACTCTCATTTTTGTAgcttattttaatgttaaacaccttgtcattttttaattattctccTGACTACCAgcagttcatttttgtcctctgtagaggacatttctacacttgaatatctcccacctcctgcattctactgaattaattccttagggcttttcaatgataccacatgtgaaggggtggaaCTTTTGTACATAccttttttctaattcataaaaatggcattcaTCAGtaacaacacattttatgggaagagacaaagtaagtgcataaaacMTTTTATTGgcttacaaagactgtgggatttaaaaaaaaatagtggttggacaatatttttttcttggtagtcaggaggttaaaataaaaatccacgaAATTCTCTgaaaaacttttactttgaagttaGATGCCGGAAGTTCTCTGTCTTGACGTCAATTAGTTGATAAACCAGGAGATCCACTCAGCTAGTTGGATGAGGAAKGCAGTAGTTGTAGCGAACCGTACGGTGAGTATCCATTGCtgtaatgttttctcttttaaKCTGACTAGCTGTGTATTTCGCTGTCATAATKtatgtttttgtagttttttgtgaggtttaaattaataaaacaacgACAGCCGGCGTTTAACGCTAGGTWATGTACCGAGCTATAGCTAGCTGTCTTCCGTTGTCAGGATTCGTTTTGTTCCTTCTTGTTAATGCGTTGAAACTCCTTCaatcatgaataaaataacGGGATATGTGTGGGTTTTCAGTTTGATTCGTGTARTCTGTAACACGTTTGTCGTTTGGTTGTTTTATCGGTTGTATTTCTCAGGAAAAGcccgttttctttttaaaccgtAACAAAAACGTTAATCAKAAATTGTGTCGTTCATAAAAACCTTTAGACTTGGGYATATTTTGTGCAGCGTGAAGAACTAAAAGGTAAAACATCTCTTTGTGAGGTCGCTCCGGGCCCTTTAATTGAGTCAGTTTGCTGAAGCATGAGCAGGAGGTGATCTAAGTAAGACTGGTATGCAGAGGTCTGACATCAGCCCCAAAGTGTCTGAAAACTAAAGCTGTGTTTTCACTACAACCAAATAAGGAGGACAGGAGGCAGGACAAGGAGAGCAGCTGAACGTCCATTCAGGCAGGAAACTCTTATGCTGCTTTATAACTCGGGTTactatcttaaaaaaaaataataataagggAATGTTTTGCTCTTAGAGAACCAGCCATAGTTGAATCCATTTTagtatttaaattcaaaaaggaACATTTATATTRGATGGATTCAGTACACAAtgttatttcttaaaattgtcTTGCTAAaagtgttaactttttatttatttattttttgacaatactctaaatatttcatatttgaatTGAGTcaggcaagtttttttttggccaaTCAAGCACAGTGATACGGTGgtgaataaaatgcatattgGTGCTTTGAGCAAATTATGAAGTTTGGCAACCAtgcagtttttctgcagtttttcatgCAGCAGACAGTATGGTTGTGGAACTTTAAGAGGGACATAGAgcaactttttccttccactcaactttccatcatTATACTAGGATGCAGCACTTTGTGAAGAGTCAGCTTTATTAGCAtgcacatttttgttgattAAGGGCTGTCAAAGAACATCTGACTTCCCATAATAGACAACAAAACATGTCTATTATGAATCCTTTTTAGACTTCTAATATTCtattgaattaaaatatgacAGTGATGCATCTATgtgtatgcaacttttatttatttatttttttttattgactgatATGTATAGTTAACTTTCTCTTTACTTTGCAGGACACCTGCAGGACCTTCTCCCCTCACAGTTAGCGTCGTCAGCRCCATGGCTGGCTTCAGGCAGGAAGATGTTGAGCTCTACTACGAGATGGGAGAGGAGCTGGGCAGGTAGGAACCATTCCCACttgacagaaacatgtttttcaggtGTTTAATTTCAGTACAGTAGCCCTTTAGTGCCAGGCAAAATGCATGCAAAGCACTTTATGAAATTCTAATAAGGCTTCCTCAGCTGTATAGCTAAACTCCAGTGATCTATTTCTTGTAATTATGAGCGTATCTGGACCACACAGTTTATTGATCTGTCAGGTATGAACTCCAggctgccaaaaaaaaaaaaaaaactgagatcaTAACGAGTTTGCATCagcaacataaaatataattgaatgCACTTTTATGCTGCACTGGACACTTTTAAAGACgagtcatctttttttttttttttttaaagagattgaCCCACCTTCCCGCCTTGGCTAATCTCTTTCTGCAGTAATGCAGCAAAAACTGTGACGTCAGTGGCTCTCGCTGTCCCTTTCCTCCTTTGCTGTGGTGGAGTGTTTCTAAACATCGGGACAGTGTcagagtgtttttgtttcccgAAACGGATGTGAATTAACAGTCCTACAGGGACAGATCCTGCTGTTATGTTTCCACTTTGGTTTCACTTAGatgttcttttttataaataacatttcactCCATGTAGTTGTTTTGAAGTGCAATTAAAATGGTTATTTAGTGTTGGACTTGTCCTGAAATGACGCTGATATTGAGCTTTGTTTGCAAgatttctgtctgtctgaaaGGAGTCTCTCACTCTTTTAAGAAAATATCTGTTAGCATAATTTACATTTAGAGTTTCAATAAGGTACAGGCTTAATCaatattcaaatattcactATTTGCATTAGCATTGGCATTTAATGAAGGTCTTGAATCTTCCTCAGCTGTATAATTAAAGTGGCTTTTTCAGTTTGCACTGATTACAGCTTGCATCAGTTGGGTGCATAAATTAGTACTTAACGTCGGTCTATGTTGATTTTAAACTGGCTTCACTCCAGACAGCGTCTGTGGCGTTCCGGCATCTCCGTGTTTGTGGAAACTGGTTTGATCCCAAACATCCCAACCAGTTTCCTATGACCTGGCAGATGTTGGAAACTTGCACATACTTAAATGTTCCACATCAAACtgtgtttgaaatgttaatCTGAAGCTTCTTGAATGGCCTTCCCCCCCTAACTCTCTGACATCAACCTGATTGAACATTTGTGGGAAAATGGCTTGTTTAACTATATTTAAAGTAACTCTTCCCTTTCCTGTGGGGCAATGGATGACAAATCCAGCCAAAATATCCCCCAAAGATTATAAATTGAGCTTGTGGTTCCTGAAGgtcatttaatcaaatattagtGTAAGTATAGGCCTGTAAATGTCCCagtaattatttcaataaacaataatatttgttgtagaaaatagaaatataaactttaagtaacacttaacactggaacaggaagagatttaaaatatactaaataaaacctaaaaaatataaatggaaaggaaataaaagcacacaaccgaaactgtaaacaaaaccaTTTATGAACTCTCTGTAAACATAATTGCTcttcaaaaaaatcttaatcatctgaatggaaattattgaactcactttaatttatcaaatgattaattgattaattggttATTATGACAGATACTGTGCAATGTGTATGTATCATATATCATATCATGAAAAATGTCCTATGAtatgattttgatttattgttataaTGATCAATTTTAGTCAttgaaggtaaataaaaaataaaactgacagtatgatagaaaatgatatttttgccattttctccactgtttgtccCATGAAAGCaccaataaattataaaatattaaatctacTTACTGTGCAGTCTactgatataaatcacactttttaaGTACGTGGCATCCTGAAGAAGATTATTGTAAATAAGAATGTTTGTCCTAAACTTATATTTAGTATCAAAGTTCAATAGTATCAAAAAATAACCCAATAAAGTTTAAAGTCTGTATCATCCACCCCTAGTTCGAATGCATCATTAAAAGTCCAAATTYAGTACAATATTCATGTCCACCATGATGGTCAGCAGATTTCTGACCATTTCTACTGCGGTGTGTGATACGTTTTTGTTAAATAGATTGCTACAAGAGGTTtggtcttccctctctctccagTGGACAGTTCGCCATCGTCCGGAAGTGCAAGGAGAAGAGCACGGGCGTCGAGTACGCGGCCAAGTTCATCAAGAAGCGGCGCCTGTCGTCCAGCCGGCGCGGGGTGAGCCGCGAGGAGATCGAGCGCGAGGTCAACATCCTGCGGGAGATCCAGCACAGCAACATCATCACGCTGCACGACATCTTTGAGAACAAGACGGACGTGATCCTGATCCTGGAGCTGGTGTCCGGCGGGGAGCTGTTCGACTTCCTGGCCGAGAAGGAGTCTCTGACCGAGGAGGAGGCCACGCAGTTCCTCAAGCAGATCCTGGACGGCGTCCACTACCTCCACTCCAAGCGCATCGCTCACTTCGACCTGAAGGTCAGCCGTCCGAGGGGAACTGGTGGGAGATTAAAGGCTGCTAAGGGCTTCAGGTGTTAACCCTGGTAGTTTTCcatgaaacaaatgaaactaGGCTCAAAAGTAATACTGCTTAAGAAGTAATACTTCTTCTTATACTGTAGAGGAAAAGtgtgaagagttttaaaaaacaaaataaaattcctaGCTAGCTCTGTAGTGATGTTTCTACCTTCTCAAAGCATTTTGGAGTTCTTTTGTCGTctgggaaagaaaataaatcattggaTCTAAGTCAGCAGATCTTAACCCGTCAATCCTTCTATTCTTCCTTTCATCCATTAAGCAGGTCGTTTATCCACTTTAGTGGAAAATTATGGAAActagacataaaaataatttttgccaCTTTTAACCAAATTAGTAgtgatgaaatgtgttttatatttggAAATATAATTGTCATTCTGTGTTTATattactttttctgtttaaaagaaaaaaattatctgcaTTGCTTTAAGCCTCgtgcttaaaaataacaaccagCCATTTCCTGGCAataagtttgtgatttttggCGTTTCGATTGTTAAGTCACATACTACAGGCACTGcaccattacctagcaaccccagccgaaccccagcccgtcacctagcaactcaaGTTGAGCTCTAgtatgtttggtcagctggttttaccgctgtgcaatggctgctggaaaagacaagtctTTTGTTGCTGACTTAATATCCAGAAGCCATTCGCTGCATTcttattggttgtgcaggatgctccacttctgcttttcaaaggtgTATAGTTGTATAATTTCACATCTGTTTKcagccattttcacatgtgagaGTAAACGATGAATTGAGGAGCGTGGTCAGCAACAGTTTATATGGATTTAAAGCGACAAGACACGGTGGAACAAGCCATTCTGAAATRGGCAGAACTGAGCAACTAAAACCTCATCTtagaattattttgtgtaaaaatatgtaaagaacaTGTTCTGTATATCCTACAGGCCAATCCTaacaaggaagcataataggtcaccttgaaaagtaaaaatcctTTTCTYTTTTTAATCCTTCAGCCTGAGAATATTATGCTGCTGGATAAGAACGTTCCCAACCCCCGGATCAAGCTGATTGATTTTGGGATCGCTCACCAGATCAAAGCTGGAAACGAGTTCAAGAACATCTTTGGGACTCCGGAGTTTGTCGGTAAGGCCTCACAGCTGCACTCCGAGTTTAAACCTCgtaagtggaaaatgtttggcttCAGATCACATCTGGTTTGAATTAAagctttcattctttcatgctTTTTACAGCGCCAGAAATAGTTAACTACGAGCCACTCGGCCTGGAGGCAGACATGTGGTGAGGagtcttttttttggtttgttttattttcctcttctcATCTAGAGATGTTTACCAACCTGCCGCTTATCTTAACTCATCTGTTCCTGCTTGCAGGAGCATCGGAGTGATCACATACATTCTGTGAGTAAAGTTTCTCATCATAGCATTCGGTCGAATCATTTCTAAAGTGAGCTCTGACGGGAAACGTTTTGTCTGCCAGACTGAGCGGAGCGTCGCCTTTCCTCGGCGAGACCAAGCAGGAGACTCTGACCAACATCTCGGCTGTCAACTACGACTTTGACGAGGAATATTTCAGCAACACCAGCGAGTTGGCCAAGGACTTCATACGCCGCCTGCTGGTCAAAGAcccaaagtaataaaataagtaaaactcATGGATTCATATTGTTTGTTACTGCATCTTAGGTTAGAAGAAATGGTAACTTGATGaatgatttctgtttgtgtAGGAAGAGAATGACAATTGATGACAGTCTGGAGCATCCCTGGATTAAGGTTggcattttaattattcattatttcACTGTTCCCATCAAAACTTAGAAATGGTGCTTAGTAGATCTACTGACTCGTTTAATCAggttttttatgcttttattattcttgtaatttcttaattttctcgTCAGGTGAGCAGATTGTACAGAAASTGTTTACGGGATGTTTGGAGTCTCATTTAAAGTCCAGGGAGTTTAATCTAAGGGTTTTTACGCCAGCTGGAAAATTCAGGAAATGTTTTCCCAAGTCTGGATAGATTAAGAAATTAGAGAGAGTTGTTGTTATCTACCA
The Poecilia reticulata strain Guanapo linkage group LG17, Guppy_female_1.0+MT, whole genome shotgun sequence DNA segment above includes these coding regions:
- the dapk3 gene encoding death-associated protein kinase 3; amino-acid sequence: MAGFRQEDVELYYEMGEELGSGQFAIVRKCKEKSTGVEYAAKFIKKRRLSSSRRGVSREEIEREVNILREIQHSNIITLHDIFENKTDVILILELVSGGELFDFLAEKESLTEEEATQFLKQILDGVHYLHSKRIAHFDLKPENIMLLDKNVPNPRIKLIDFGIAHQIKAGNEFKNIFGTPEFVAPEIVNYEPLGLEADMWSIGVITYILLSGASPFLGETKQETLTNISAVNYDFDEEYFSNTSELAKDFIRRLLVKDPKKRMTIDDSLEHPWIKVIKRRNVRQEDRDHKTERRRLKTTRLKEYTIKSHSSMPPNNTYVNFERFSQVLEEIAAAEEGLKELERNQRSCQEDVAALLSIYEEKEGWYKEENQSISADLSHIRQELQRSQTQRRKCQEDTRLTMQSANNLKRKFGRLENRYDALAEQVASEVRWVEELLRSMSAEKDALGSGSVP